Proteins encoded in a region of the Cryomorphaceae bacterium 1068 genome:
- a CDS encoding N(4)-(beta-N-acetylglucosaminyl)-L-asparaginase — protein sequence MDRRKFIRSTGQVGLGLAVVSCGVSPESEQKAAPAKVNSGGPISICTWGFVDANQTSGNALEKGKSALDAAIEGVSVEEADIKNTTVGRGGAPDREGRVTLDACVMAPDGNAGSVVCVQNITHVASLARKVMTDTPHVMLAGKGAEEFGYQNGFPKEDLLTEESEAKYKEWLKEKDYKPIINIENHDTIGMLTLDKNGDIAGACTTSGLGYKMAGRVGDSPIIGSGLFVDNEVGGASGTGLGEEIMKQVGSFLIVELMRNGMSPAEACKEAVMRTVKKSKDIKDFQIGYIAINKAGETGSYSLHEGFARMEFRGGKNNRIASEFYLG from the coding sequence ATGGACCGTAGAAAATTCATCCGATCAACAGGTCAAGTAGGACTTGGACTCGCAGTAGTAAGCTGTGGCGTTAGCCCTGAATCCGAGCAAAAAGCAGCTCCGGCGAAGGTCAATTCAGGAGGCCCTATCTCAATCTGCACCTGGGGATTTGTGGATGCAAATCAAACTTCGGGCAACGCACTTGAAAAAGGAAAATCAGCGCTAGATGCTGCCATTGAAGGTGTTTCAGTCGAGGAAGCGGATATCAAAAACACGACCGTTGGAAGAGGCGGAGCACCCGACCGTGAGGGCAGAGTAACTTTAGATGCATGCGTCATGGCTCCTGATGGAAATGCCGGAAGTGTTGTATGCGTGCAAAACATTACTCATGTCGCATCCCTAGCACGAAAAGTAATGACCGACACTCCGCACGTGATGCTCGCAGGAAAGGGGGCCGAAGAATTTGGATACCAAAATGGATTCCCTAAAGAAGATTTATTGACGGAAGAAAGCGAAGCCAAATACAAGGAATGGTTAAAAGAAAAAGACTATAAACCAATAATCAATATTGAAAATCACGATACCATCGGGATGTTGACTCTTGATAAAAACGGAGATATTGCAGGAGCATGCACTACTTCGGGTCTCGGATATAAGATGGCCGGCAGAGTTGGCGATTCGCCTATCATTGGAAGTGGTCTTTTTGTCGACAATGAGGTGGGCGGTGCCTCAGGAACAGGATTGGGAGAAGAAATCATGAAACAAGTCGGAAGCTTTTTAATAGTTGAGCTAATGAGGAACGGAATGAGCCCTGCCGAGGCGTGCAAAGAAGCGGTAATGCGGACCGTTAAAAAATCCAAGGATATTAAAGACTTTCAAATTGGCTACATCGCAATAAATAAAGCTGGTGAAACGGGAAGCTACAGCCTTCATGAAGGATTCGCCAGAATGGAGTTTCGTGGTGGGAAGAACAATAGAATCGCGTCGGAGTTTTACTTGGGTTAA
- a CDS encoding GH92 family glycosyl hydrolase, whose translation MFRHFTLFSLLLILISCGQTSPKAPIEPVSIEENYTQFVNPFIGTGGHGHTFPGSTLPFGMVQLSPDTRLDGWDGCGGYHYSDSVIYGFSHTHLSGTGVSDYGDILLMPTNAVVFNNGADGEVGYSSSFSHENEEAKAGYYKVNLDDTDIEVELTTTLRAGIHRYHFPTSENQVIILDLEHRDKLLDHKIEKTSPTALSGYRHSQAWANDQRLFFYIEFSHPIESEVFNADQKPTKGAFVLDNPENEPVIVKVGISAVDEEGAKQNMLEEIGGLSFDEVRKNAQDAWNTQLSKIAIEESDLDRKTTFYTSLYHTMIAPNLYQDIDGRYRGMDLEIHETKDFDYYTVFSLWDTYRAAHPLFTIIEQERTNDFINTMLAKYEEGGIIPIWDLSAGYTGCMIGYHGIPVIADAYLKGINGYDEELAFEAMMHSATRDHLGLEGYKKNGFVAVESESESVSKTLEYAYDDWTIAQVAKAMGKTADYETYLERAQSYKNHFDPSTGFMRARFRNTWFSPFDPYEVNFNYTEANAWQYSLYVPQDISGHFGLMGGKKKYEGHLDQLFSAKNETAGRHQADITGLIGQYAHGNEPSHHMAYLYNFVNKPSKSQEIVNEILTTLYSNSPDGISGNEDCGQMSAWYVFSALGFYPVTPGSNHYIIGSPLVEKATINLENGNQFTIVANGVEEGYKYIKSASLNGESLERSYLEHNEIVAGGTLVFELSPNPTDWASTDADIPQTEIKEHLILTPPFIANGESAFKNTTLVELGHIDPTVEIYYQWNEAEFLLYKEPFELSEKGKLSVYAKKDEQESVRLETEFFKIDPNVTIELDSEFANEYSAGGNDALIDGIRGTSDFRTGSWQGYQNQDVVATINLGDMKTVSHIETAFLQDQKSWIFYPTLVTLEVSADGKTWESVKTVEIQSTAQSDEIAVKEIQVDFSERKIKRVRLTAKTVGPLPEWHIGYEYEGTAWVFIDEISVE comes from the coding sequence ATGTTCAGGCACTTTACCCTTTTTAGTCTGCTATTGATTCTGATTTCATGCGGACAAACATCCCCGAAAGCACCCATCGAGCCAGTTTCCATCGAGGAGAATTACACCCAATTTGTCAATCCATTTATTGGCACAGGTGGTCACGGACATACTTTCCCTGGTTCTACTCTTCCCTTTGGAATGGTTCAACTCAGCCCTGATACGCGCCTCGACGGATGGGACGGATGTGGAGGATACCATTACAGCGATTCTGTGATTTATGGATTTTCACATACCCATTTGAGCGGAACGGGAGTGAGCGATTACGGCGACATTCTGCTAATGCCTACCAATGCGGTTGTTTTCAATAATGGCGCCGATGGTGAAGTGGGTTATTCGTCTTCCTTTTCTCATGAAAATGAAGAAGCCAAAGCGGGTTATTACAAAGTGAATCTTGATGACACCGACATTGAGGTTGAATTAACGACCACACTCAGAGCTGGAATTCATCGCTATCATTTTCCAACTTCAGAAAACCAAGTCATCATTTTGGATTTGGAGCACCGCGATAAATTGCTCGATCATAAAATAGAAAAAACCTCTCCCACTGCCCTCTCGGGGTACCGCCATTCTCAGGCTTGGGCAAATGATCAGCGTCTATTCTTCTATATCGAGTTTTCACACCCCATCGAGAGTGAAGTATTCAATGCAGATCAAAAGCCAACCAAAGGAGCCTTTGTCCTTGACAATCCTGAGAACGAACCAGTCATTGTAAAAGTGGGTATTTCGGCCGTCGACGAAGAAGGGGCAAAGCAGAATATGCTCGAAGAAATAGGCGGCTTGAGCTTCGACGAAGTGCGGAAAAATGCGCAAGACGCGTGGAATACTCAACTCTCAAAGATCGCGATTGAAGAAAGCGACCTGGATCGAAAAACGACTTTTTACACCTCGCTCTATCATACGATGATTGCGCCAAATCTCTACCAAGATATCGACGGACGTTACCGTGGAATGGATTTAGAAATTCACGAGACCAAGGACTTCGATTACTACACGGTATTCTCACTTTGGGACACCTACCGCGCGGCACATCCGCTCTTCACCATCATCGAGCAAGAGCGAACAAATGATTTCATAAATACCATGCTGGCGAAGTACGAAGAAGGTGGCATCATTCCGATTTGGGACTTATCGGCAGGCTACACGGGTTGCATGATCGGCTACCACGGCATTCCGGTTATTGCCGATGCTTACCTCAAAGGAATTAACGGCTACGATGAGGAACTCGCCTTCGAGGCCATGATGCATTCCGCCACAAGAGATCACTTGGGACTGGAAGGCTACAAGAAAAATGGCTTTGTAGCGGTAGAATCCGAAAGCGAATCGGTTTCCAAAACATTGGAATATGCCTATGACGACTGGACCATTGCCCAAGTGGCAAAAGCCATGGGTAAAACGGCTGATTACGAAACGTACCTCGAACGAGCACAGTCATACAAAAACCACTTTGACCCGTCTACCGGATTCATGCGGGCGCGTTTTAGAAATACATGGTTTAGCCCCTTTGATCCCTATGAGGTTAACTTCAATTATACCGAAGCCAACGCTTGGCAGTACAGCCTCTATGTGCCACAGGATATTTCGGGTCACTTTGGATTGATGGGTGGAAAGAAGAAGTACGAAGGGCATCTCGACCAACTCTTCAGCGCCAAAAACGAAACGGCCGGAAGACACCAAGCCGATATAACCGGATTGATCGGTCAATACGCGCATGGCAACGAGCCAAGTCACCACATGGCTTACTTGTATAATTTTGTAAACAAGCCATCAAAATCTCAGGAGATAGTCAACGAAATTCTCACCACTCTGTACTCTAACTCCCCCGATGGTATTTCGGGAAACGAGGACTGTGGTCAAATGAGCGCTTGGTATGTTTTCTCGGCATTGGGTTTTTACCCCGTCACACCAGGAAGCAATCATTACATCATTGGTTCTCCACTCGTAGAAAAAGCAACCATCAACCTGGAAAACGGAAATCAATTTACCATAGTAGCCAATGGAGTTGAAGAGGGCTATAAGTACATCAAGTCTGCAAGCCTGAATGGAGAATCCTTGGAAAGAAGTTACCTGGAGCACAACGAAATTGTAGCTGGCGGTACATTGGTTTTTGAGCTTTCGCCAAATCCCACCGACTGGGCTTCGACAGATGCCGACATCCCTCAAACGGAGATAAAAGAACACCTTATTCTCACCCCTCCATTTATCGCAAACGGAGAATCGGCCTTTAAAAATACGACTTTGGTCGAGCTTGGTCATATCGACCCTACAGTAGAAATTTACTATCAATGGAATGAAGCAGAGTTCCTTCTCTACAAAGAACCATTTGAGCTTTCTGAAAAAGGAAAGCTCAGCGTTTACGCTAAAAAGGATGAACAGGAAAGTGTTCGCTTGGAAACGGAGTTTTTTAAGATCGATCCGAATGTGACAATTGAACTGGACAGTGAATTCGCTAATGAATACAGCGCAGGTGGCAACGATGCCTTGATCGATGGAATTCGCGGAACGAGTGATTTTCGAACGGGGTCGTGGCAGGGGTATCAAAATCAGGATGTCGTGGCTACGATAAATCTCGGAGATATGAAAACAGTGAGTCATATCGAAACAGCTTTCCTGCAAGACCAGAAGAGCTGGATATTTTATCCAACTTTGGTGACGCTGGAAGTCTCAGCCGATGGTAAGACTTGGGAATCCGTCAAAACAGTTGAAATTCAATCGACCGCTCAATCTGACGAAATTGCGGTGAAAGAAATTCAAGTTGATTTTTCCGAGAGGAAAATAAAACGGGTAAGACTTACCGCAAAAACAGTAGGCCCATTGCCTGAATGGCATATTGGCTATGAATACGAAGGGACCGCTTGGGTATTTATTGATGAAATAAGCGTTGAATAA
- a CDS encoding aminotransferase class IV: MIHGTHNALSDSRNDSVLIFINNELLPREDAKISVFDSGYLVGDGVWEGIRLHHGVLCFIDDHLDRLWEGAASIGMQLPFSREELVETIRKTLHANKMEDDVHVRVMVTRGIKKTPSQDPRLTISGPNLVIIAEHKKASEETREKGITLFTSTIRRGSPDYLDPRLNCHSKLHEVQALIQALEAGADEALMLDVRGFVSTCNATNFFIVRKGEVWTSTGQYCMNGITRAKVIEVCERNGIPCHQKDFSLYDVYGADEAFVTGTFGGLTPVTKIDGRTIGEGTYGPMTKKLHQLYQSLIKEEVSNG; the protein is encoded by the coding sequence ATGATACATGGCACCCACAATGCACTTTCTGACTCTCGCAACGACTCAGTTTTAATCTTCATCAATAATGAACTTCTACCTCGTGAAGACGCCAAGATCTCTGTTTTTGATAGTGGCTATTTGGTCGGCGATGGTGTTTGGGAAGGCATCCGACTACACCACGGAGTACTCTGCTTTATTGATGATCACCTCGACCGTCTTTGGGAAGGTGCCGCATCTATAGGAATGCAGCTTCCCTTTTCGAGAGAAGAATTGGTAGAGACGATCAGAAAGACGCTTCACGCAAACAAAATGGAAGACGATGTCCACGTGCGAGTTATGGTAACGCGTGGAATCAAGAAGACTCCCTCTCAAGATCCGCGTTTGACCATTTCCGGACCTAACTTGGTGATCATAGCCGAGCACAAAAAGGCTTCCGAAGAAACGCGGGAAAAAGGAATCACTCTTTTCACCTCTACGATTCGTCGAGGTTCTCCCGACTACCTTGACCCGCGACTCAATTGCCACAGCAAGCTCCACGAAGTTCAAGCCCTTATCCAAGCTTTGGAGGCGGGAGCAGATGAAGCGCTGATGCTCGATGTCCGCGGTTTTGTTTCAACGTGCAACGCCACTAATTTCTTTATCGTAAGAAAAGGAGAAGTATGGACTTCGACCGGTCAATATTGCATGAACGGAATCACGCGAGCCAAGGTGATCGAGGTTTGTGAGCGAAACGGAATCCCTTGTCATCAGAAGGATTTTTCACTCTATGATGTCTATGGAGCTGACGAAGCTTTTGTAACGGGAACCTTTGGAGGTCTTACCCCAGTGACCAAAATTGACGGACGAACAATCGGCGAAGGAACCTATGGGCCAATGACGAAAAAGCTTCACCAACTCTATCAATCACTTATAAAAGAAGAAGTAAGCAATGGCTGA
- a CDS encoding sulfotransferase family protein, translating into MADNTTRICLWSGPRNVSTALMYSFAQRSDCRVFDEPLYAHYLSHTDAHEYHPRSDEILSTMENDGEKVVEMMMGSHKKPVAFFKHMTHHLFDLKLDFLKDCVNVILTRDPREMLVSFDKVIPNPSMQDVGYEAHLMLMDHLERIGQKAIVLDSKEILLDPKTALTKFCDTIGISFQDGMLSWKVGPIPEDGIWAEYWYGNVHKSTGFRPYFEKEIDFPERLEPLLEKCQKIYQELVNRN; encoded by the coding sequence ATGGCTGATAATACTACACGAATCTGTCTCTGGTCGGGACCTCGTAATGTGTCCACCGCACTAATGTATTCTTTCGCACAGCGAAGTGATTGTCGGGTTTTTGATGAACCATTGTACGCTCATTACCTCAGTCATACTGATGCACACGAATATCACCCCAGATCAGATGAGATTCTGTCTACGATGGAAAACGACGGTGAGAAAGTGGTGGAAATGATGATGGGCTCTCATAAGAAGCCCGTGGCGTTTTTCAAGCACATGACCCATCATCTGTTCGATTTAAAGCTGGACTTTTTGAAAGACTGTGTTAATGTAATATTGACACGCGATCCTCGCGAAATGTTGGTGTCATTTGACAAGGTCATTCCCAATCCCTCCATGCAAGATGTGGGCTACGAAGCTCACTTGATGCTAATGGATCATCTCGAACGAATAGGACAGAAGGCCATCGTTTTGGATTCAAAGGAAATATTGCTTGATCCTAAAACTGCCCTGACCAAATTTTGCGATACCATTGGAATTTCTTTTCAAGATGGCATGCTTTCATGGAAAGTGGGTCCGATACCGGAAGACGGTATTTGGGCTGAGTACTGGTATGGTAATGTGCATAAGTCCACTGGATTTCGACCATACTTCGAAAAGGAGATTGATTTTCCCGAAAGGTTGGAGCCTCTTTTAGAAAAGTGTCAAAAAATCTATCAGGAATTGGTTAATAGAAATTGA
- a CDS encoding T9SS type A sorting domain-containing protein gives MKRMLLFVWLIAANGLLAQPTLTFPFSNDLLESEPTFNVGDAVEPGPDGENQVWDFSSGSFPEVQMTTFDLPENTPFALAYPNSDLVGIAEAAGGNTYIFYNFESDGVYTAGLEVIGFVSQVYSNPRRDLSTPMTFGDSYTDLAEFTTESFGFETEGVSEYQLEVDGYGTLITPDATYQNVLRIHTVETTELTFDVGIGEPIVSETILDSYGWVIDGYPVPIFLTFQQSTDGISDGGNARYLSGVPLLTSDYNSLKGVSIYPVPAVDFVNLDMGDNQTGEATIRIFDIRGAVIKEFTQGMAQVTRFDVSDLASGFYSINIQTEEGMATKHFTK, from the coding sequence ATGAAAAGAATGTTACTTTTTGTGTGGCTCATAGCCGCCAACGGGCTTTTGGCTCAACCTACCCTAACCTTTCCGTTTTCCAATGACCTATTGGAGTCTGAACCGACTTTTAATGTCGGTGATGCAGTAGAACCCGGACCTGATGGTGAAAACCAAGTATGGGACTTTTCGTCAGGAAGCTTTCCTGAAGTACAAATGACCACTTTTGATTTACCGGAAAATACTCCTTTCGCATTGGCCTATCCCAATTCAGACCTTGTTGGAATTGCTGAAGCAGCAGGAGGTAACACTTATATCTTTTATAATTTTGAATCTGATGGGGTATACACGGCTGGTCTGGAGGTCATTGGCTTTGTTTCACAAGTTTATTCAAACCCGAGACGAGACCTATCCACTCCAATGACATTTGGGGATTCCTATACTGACTTAGCAGAGTTTACGACTGAATCTTTCGGTTTTGAAACCGAAGGAGTTTCTGAATACCAGTTGGAGGTAGATGGCTATGGTACTTTAATTACTCCCGATGCCACTTATCAAAATGTGCTTCGCATCCACACAGTGGAGACCACCGAACTTACATTCGACGTAGGTATAGGAGAGCCCATTGTTTCCGAAACGATTCTTGATAGCTACGGCTGGGTGATCGACGGATATCCCGTTCCGATTTTCTTGACCTTTCAACAATCTACTGACGGAATTTCTGATGGTGGAAACGCGCGATACCTTTCAGGAGTGCCATTGCTTACTTCAGATTACAATTCCCTGAAAGGAGTTTCTATTTATCCCGTTCCTGCGGTTGATTTTGTAAACCTCGATATGGGTGACAATCAAACAGGAGAAGCAACGATCAGAATCTTCGATATCCGCGGTGCGGTGATCAAGGAGTTTACCCAAGGAATGGCTCAAGTGACACGTTTTGACGTTTCTGATTTAGCATCGGGTTTCTACTCGATCAATATTCAAACAGAAGAGGGAATGGCGACTAAGCACTTTACGAAATAG
- a CDS encoding efflux transporter outer membrane subunit translates to MRKFVLIFLVLAVASCKMGKNYQGAELEIPDGYRFAEANDIPEEFLVNTDSLEPDTTIDYDWFAIFDDPVLDSLVVKALTYNQDLAIAGENIVQAQLALSNQKTEMLPEFSYQVGASRGNFQQIVLSEPQNLFTGFGTVDWELDFWGKFRRLNEAARADLMGTVEGYRAAQISLTSTVADLYFLLLEYEARLEISQQTVALRDSMLGIIELRFDKGIIPEIDVNQAEIQLAIAQTQVPVWRRAIAQTEHQLSVLTGQNPRSIEVGKPLTQQEFNADMPEGLPLDILSRRPDVLVAEQALVAQNALVGAAQANRLPSISLTGLIGVASNEIDGLGTNAPVWNVGASLLGPLFYFNRLKRVAEIEKSKRDQAQLAYERTVLEAYQEVEDVLIGIETLKDELIAREAHVTAATNAQRLSEARYSEGVTSYLEYLESQRQKFEAQLNFAGTKQQLLSSYAQLYRALGGGWRINE, encoded by the coding sequence ATGAGAAAATTCGTTTTGATATTCTTAGTTCTTGCAGTTGCTTCCTGCAAAATGGGAAAAAACTACCAAGGCGCGGAACTAGAAATTCCTGATGGATACCGATTTGCAGAAGCAAACGACATTCCGGAAGAGTTCTTGGTAAATACCGATAGCCTCGAACCGGACACCACCATCGATTATGATTGGTTTGCCATTTTCGATGATCCTGTTCTCGATTCGCTTGTAGTAAAGGCCTTGACCTATAATCAAGATTTGGCGATAGCTGGAGAAAACATTGTACAAGCTCAATTGGCTCTTTCCAACCAAAAAACGGAGATGCTTCCCGAGTTCAGTTATCAAGTCGGAGCTTCTCGAGGAAACTTTCAGCAAATCGTGCTGAGCGAGCCTCAAAATCTATTCACTGGTTTCGGAACGGTAGATTGGGAACTCGACTTTTGGGGTAAATTTAGACGACTGAATGAAGCTGCCAGAGCAGATTTGATGGGTACCGTAGAAGGGTATAGAGCGGCACAGATTAGCCTTACCTCTACTGTGGCAGATCTTTATTTCCTCTTACTCGAATACGAAGCCAGGCTCGAAATTTCGCAGCAAACCGTGGCATTGCGAGATAGTATGCTCGGCATCATTGAATTGCGTTTTGATAAGGGTATCATACCTGAAATTGATGTCAATCAAGCTGAAATACAACTAGCTATAGCGCAGACGCAAGTTCCTGTTTGGCGAAGAGCAATAGCTCAAACGGAGCACCAGCTTAGCGTGTTGACAGGGCAAAACCCAAGATCTATTGAAGTTGGAAAACCTTTGACTCAGCAAGAGTTTAATGCTGACATGCCCGAAGGACTTCCTTTGGACATATTGTCGAGAAGACCCGATGTACTGGTGGCCGAACAAGCCCTCGTTGCACAAAATGCCCTCGTAGGTGCAGCTCAAGCAAACCGACTACCCAGTATCAGTCTTACCGGATTAATTGGAGTGGCTAGTAATGAGATAGACGGATTAGGAACCAATGCACCGGTTTGGAACGTTGGAGCTTCACTGCTAGGTCCGCTATTTTATTTCAACAGGCTTAAGCGAGTGGCCGAAATCGAAAAGAGTAAAAGAGACCAAGCACAATTAGCATATGAGCGAACTGTTCTCGAAGCATACCAAGAAGTAGAAGACGTTTTGATTGGCATCGAAACGTTGAAAGATGAGCTTATAGCGAGAGAGGCACACGTAACTGCCGCCACGAATGCCCAGAGACTCTCCGAAGCCAGATATTCGGAAGGAGTGACAAGCTACCTTGAATACCTTGAGTCGCAGCGTCAAAAATTTGAGGCTCAACTCAATTTTGCAGGTACCAAGCAGCAGCTACTCTCCTCCTATGCTCAGCTTTACCGAGCGCTAGGTGGCGGATGGCGAATTAATGAATAA